GTCCCAGGTGCCGATCATCATGCTGACCGCGAAGGACAGCGAGATCGACATCGTGGTGGGACTCGAGCTCGGGGCCGACGACTACGTCACGAAGCCGTACTCGTCGCGCGAGCTGCTGGCGCGCATCCGTGCGGTCATGCGCCGCCGCAGCGAGTCCGCCGAAGTGGGCGAGCCGGTGCTGGAGGCGGGCCCGGTGCGAATGGATGTCGAACGGCACACCGTCGCCGTGAACGGTCGTGACACGCCCATGCCGCTCAAGGAGTTCGAGCTGCTCGAGATGCTGCTGCGGAACGCCGGCCGCGTGTTGACCCGGGGGCAGCTGATCGACCGCGTCTGGGGGTCGGACTACTTCGGCGACACCAAGACGCTCGACGTTCACATCAAGCGCATCCGCTCGAAGATCGAGACGGCGCCGTCTGAACCGGTGCTGCTGGTGACGGTGCGGGGGCTCGGCTACCGGTTCGAGGCGTAGCGGCAGGGTTCCGGATGCCCGGGCAGTCGCTCGCGCATCCGGTGGCCTGACGCCGTTGGAACGGGGCCGCCGTCGGAACCGGGCCGCCGTCGGAACGGGGCCGCTGGCGCTACCGGGCGGTGACTACGGCGCGGGCGTCGGGGTGACGGTCGCCTCGGGGGCGAGCGTCGAGGTCGACGTGGGAACCGGCAGCGGCACGGGTGTCGCCGTCGGGGTCGGAGTCGGGGTCGCCGTCGGCTCGAGGCCGTCGAACTGCTCCCAGTCGCTCGAGAGCACGGGAACCAGCAGTTTGGTGCCGGTCACGCTGCCGTACTGGAAGAACACGGGGAAGAGCTGGCCCACGGTCAGGTCGACGTTGTCGAGGACGAGCCGCTGATCGGTGCTGCCGCCGACGGTGAGGGTGCTGCGCGCGCCGACGAGGGCCACGGCATCCACGCTCTTGCCGGAGGCGTCTTCGTACTGCACGACCACCTGGTGGTCTTCGTCGCCGGTGTTGACGAGCGACACGATCAGGCTGGCCGACGTCTTGTCGTCGCTGATCAGCGTCGCGTTCCGGATAGCGAGGTCGGGCGAGACGTTGCCGTCGACACCGTCGGTGACCTGGCCGATCGACGTGGTCGCCTGGGGGGTGATGAAGGCGCAGCCCGTCGCGCTGACGCCGACGAGTGCGGCGACGAGAATGGATGCCGCGTACCGTGTTCTCACAAAACCCTCCAGGAATACCCGTTCGCCGTCTTCCCGAAGAGGGGATCGGGCGGTGAACCCTTGCGAGTTTAGCCTACCGGTCAGCCCGGCCGATGCCGGTCGGGCAGCCGTCCGCGCACCTGTCCGGCGACCCCCCTTGTGGTAAATTGGTTGGTCTGGAAAGGACGGGCCCACATGCTTTTTGAGGTCGGCGAGACGGTTGTCTACCCCCACCACGGCGCAGCAACGATCACCGAGGTCAGCACCAGGGTCATCAAGGGCGAGGAGCGGGTCTACCTCACGCTCCAGGTGAACCAGGGCGACCTGGTCATCAAGGTTCCGGCCCAGAACGTCGAGCTGGTGGGCGTGCGTGACGTGATCGGCCACGACGGCGTCGACCGGGTGTTCGAGGTGCTCCGCACGCCGTTCACCGAGGAGCCGACGAACTGGTCCCGCCGGTTCAAGGCGAACGGCGAGAAGCTCGCCTCGGGCGACGTCATCAAGGTGAGCGAGGTCGTTCGCGACCTGTGGCGCCGCGACAACGACAAGGGCCTGTCGGCGGGGGAGAAGAGCATGCTCGCGAAGGCCCGCCAGATCCTCGTCTCCGAACTCGCGCTCGCCGAGAAGACCGATGAAGGTAGAGCCTCCGTGATGCTCGACGAGGTGCTCGCGTCCTGACCGTCGCGGTCCGCGCCGCGGCGCGGCCACCCGGGCTGGCTGCTCCCTGACCCTAGGCTGGGTGCGTGAACAGCTCTGCAGCTCCCCGCGTCGCGGTCATCGTCGTCGCGGCCGGCAGCGGCTCGAGGCTCGGCCACATCCTGCCCAAGGCGTTCGTCGAGGTCGCCGGCCGCACCATCCTGTCCCGCTCTCTCGATCCGGTCTTCGCTCTCGCCGACGCGGTTCAGGTCGTCATCGTGGCGCCCGCCGACCGGCTGGCCGAGGCCGAACAGCTCGGGTCGGATGTCGCGGGGAGTGCATCCGCGTACCTGACGGTCGTGCAGGGCGGGGCGACCCGCCAGGAATCCGTCGCGCGCGGCCTCGCCGTGCTCAGGGCCTCCGTGCAGACCGTTCTCGTGCACGACGCGGCGCGCGCACTCACTCCCACGGCACAGTTCGACGCGGTCATCGATGCCGTCGCGGCATCCGGCAGGGGCGCGGTTCCGGGCCTGCCCGTGAGTGACACGATCAAGCGCACCGACATGCTCGGCATCGCGCTCGAGACCGTCGACCGCTCCGAGCTCAGCGCCGTGCAGACCCCGCAGGGCTTCCCGCGGGACCAGCTCGAGCGGGCCTACGCCGAGGCGGGCCACGACGCCACCGACGACGCCGCGCTCGTCACCGAGGCGGGATTTCCCGTCGCGATCATCCCCGGCGACCCGCTCGCCTTCAAGATCACCACGGCCTGGGACCTGCGGCGCGCCGAGCAGGAGCTCCAGCCCGCGACGGCCCTCGCCCTGCCGAGAACCGGGGTCGGGGTCGACTCCCACGCTTTCGCGCTGCAGCCCGACGAGCAGCCGCTCTGGCTCGCCGGCCTGTTCTGGCCGGGAGAGAACGGCCTCTCGGGCCACAGCGACGGCGACGCGGTCTCGCACGCGATCTGCGACGCCCTGCTCTCGGCCGCAGGTCTCGGCGACATCGGCAGCACCTTCGGAACCGACGATCCCCGGTTCTCCGGCGCCCGCGGCGAGGTCTTCCTCACCGAGACGCTCCGGATGCTCGGCGCCGCCGGGCTCCGCATCGGGAACGTCGCCGTGCAGCTCATCGGCAACCGCCCCCGTTTCGCCGCCCGGCGGCAGGAGGCCGAGAGCGTGCTGGCGGGCATCCTCGGCGCTCCGGTGAGCATTTCGGCGACGACGACCGACGGTCTCGGGTTCACGGGGCGTGCCGAGGGAGTGGTGGCGATCGCGACCGCGCTGGTGTACCCCGCGTAACGGAACCCCAGACCCTCGTAAACTAGCGCAGTGACTCTTCGCCTCTACGACTCTCAAGCTCGTACCCTCAGGGACTTCGTGCCCCTGGTACCCGGCCGTGTCGGCGTCTACGTCTGCGGGCCGACGGTGCAGTCGTCCCCGCACATCGGTCACCTCCGTTCGGCGCTCGCCTATGACCAGCTCCGTCGCTGGTTCAGCTACTCCGGCCTCGACGTCACGCTCGTGCGGAACGTCACCGACATCGACGACAAGGTGCTGGTCAACGCCGCCGCGTCGGGCGAGGAGTGGTGGGCGCTCGCCTACCGCACCGAACTCGAGTTCACCGCTGCGTACACCGCCATCGGGGTCATGCCGCCCACCTACGAGCCTCGGGCGACGGCGAGCATCCCGGAGATGCAGAGCATCATCGGCAGACTGGTGGATGCCGGACACGCCTACGCCGCAGCAGACGGTTCGGGCGACGTGTACTTCGACACCGTCTCGTGGCCGTCGTACGGCGAGCTGACCCACCAGAAGCTCAGCGACATGGCCTCCGCCGAGGACTCGGACCCGCGCGGCAAGCACGACGTGCGGGACTTCGCGCTCTGGAAGGGCCACAAAGAGGGCGAGCCCGCGACCGCGTCGTGGCAGAGCCCCTGGGGTGCCGGCCGGCCCGGCTGGCACATCGAGTGCTCGGCCATGAGCACCAAGTACCTCGGTACCCAGTTCGACATCCACGGCGGCGGTCTCGACCTGCGCTTCCCGCACCACGAGAACGAGCTCGCACAGTCCCGCGCCGCGGGCGACGCGTTCGCCAACTACTGGCTGCACAACGGGCTGGTCTCGGTGACGGGCCAGAAGATGTCGAAGTCCCTCGGCAACTCCGTCTTCGCCGCTGATCTGCTCGCCGCCGCGCGGCCGCTGGTCGTGCGCTACTACCTGGGCTCTGCCCACTACCGCTCCACCCTCGAATTCCAGGACGGCTCGCTCGCCGAAGCCGAGGCGGCCCTCGGGCGCATCGAAGGTTTCCTCGACCGTGCTGTGCGCCGGCTCGAGGGCACCCGCTTCTCGACGGACATCGTGGAGGTCGTCCCCGAGGCGTTCCGCACCGCGATGGACGACGACCTCGGTGTCCCCCAGGCGCTCGGCGTGCTGCACGAGGCCGTGCGCGACGGCAACACCGCCCTCGACGCCGAGGACTTCGCCGAGGCGGCGCGGCTGCTCGGGCACGTGTTCGCGATGACGAGCATCCTCGGAATCAACCCGCACGACCCCGCGTGGGCGAGCGACGACCAGAGCCAGACGGGCACGGCACTCAAAGCCCTCATCGAGCAGCTGCTCGAAGACCGACAGACCGCACGCAAGGCCCGAGACTTCGCCACCGCCGATCGCATCCGCGACGAGCTGGGGCAGGCCGGTATCACGATAGAAGACACCTCAACGGGTGCACATTGGAGTTTTGATGGCTAGTTCAGGCAAGAAGCCCGGCCGCCCCGGCGCCGTCCGGCGCACGAGCAGGGGGCCGGCCGTCGGGTCGGGCGGCCAGGGCCGCCAGGCCCTCGAGGGCAAGAAGCCCACGCCCAAGGCGGAAGACCGCCCGTACCATCCCGCGGGAAAGGCGAAGGCCGCCAAGGAGCGCTTCGCCGCCGCGGGCGGCAAGAGCAAGGCGGCGCCCGAACGGCGTTCGAACGAGCCGAAGATCGCCGGGCGCGGCGGCCCTGCGGCGCGCAACGGTTCGGCCCGGGGAGCGGTCTCCGGCGCGAGCCGGGGCGGCCCGCAGGAGCCGGCGCGCCCCCAGCGCCGCCCGCTCAGCCGCGGCGAGGACTCCGAGGTGGTGACCGGCCGCAACTCTGTGGTCGAGGCGCTCCGCGCGAAGATCCCGGCGACCGCGCTCTACATCGCCACGCGCATCGAGTACGACGAGCGCGTCAAGGAGCTCCTGCAGCTCGCGACGTCCCGCCAGATCCCGATCCTCGAGGTGATGCGTCCGGAGCTCGACCGCCTCGCCGGCTTCGACTCCGTGCACCAGGGTGTCGCGCTGAAGGTGCCGCCGTACGAGTACGCCCACCCCGACGACCTCTACGACGAGATCCTCGCCCGCAAGGAGGTGCCGCTGCTGGTGGCGCTCGACGGCATCACGGATCCGCGGAACCTCGGGGCGATCATCCGCTCGACCGCCGCGTTCGGCGGACAGGGTGTCATCGTGCCCGCCCGTCGCTCCGTCAGCCTCACCGCGTCGGCGTGGAAGACGTCGGCCGGTGCCGCGGCCCGCACTCCGGTCGCGATGGCTCCGAACCTCACGCAGTCCCTGAAGTCGCTCAAGGCGAAGGGTGCCTTCGTGATCGGCCTCGACGGCGGCGGAGACATGGCGCTGCCCGACCTCGAACTCGCCCGCGGCCCCATCGTGATCGTCGTCGGCAGCGAGGGCAAGGGCCTGTCCAGGCTCGTCACCGAGACCTGCGACGCCATCGTGTCGATCCCGATCAGTGCGGCGACCGAGTCGCTGAACGCCGGCATCGCGGCGTCGGTCACCCTCTACGAGATCTCCCGCACCCGCGCGCAGAAGTAGGGCACCGAAGGGACCCACATCGCGCCAAGGCCTCTGCTTCGGCGCGGTGTGGGTCCCTTCGTGCATCAGGACGGCCGGCCGGCGGTCAGACCGTGAGGCGCCAGTCGGCCTCGGGCTCCGCCGCGACATCCTCGGTCGAAGCGGACGCCTCGTCGTCGGGAACGGCACCCTTCTGCACGGAGATCGGGAGCGTGATCATGCCCGTCGGCGGGCCGACCACGGTCGCCTCGTCGCGGCGGTGGCGCAGGATGTCGTTGATGTAGGAGTTCAGCGCCTCAGCGAGCGGCACGTCGCGGCTCTCCTGCTGGCTCATGAACCAGCGGTGTTCGAGCAATTGGTGGAACACCTCCGCCGGTTCCAGCTTTCCCTTCAGGTCCCGCGGGATCGCCCGCACGACCGGCTCGAAGACCTTCGCGAGCCATTCGTGGGCGAGCATCTCCTCGTCGTACTCGCGGCGGCCGAACTTCAGCGTGTAGGAGTCGAGGTCGTTGAGCAGGCGCCGGGCCTGGTTCTCTCCGGCGTCGAGCCCGGTCAGGCGCAGCAGTCGGCGCTGGTGGTGTCCGGCATCCACCACCTTCGGCTGGATGCGCACCGTGTCGCCGTCTTCGTTCGTCTTGATGGCGAGTTCCTCGATGTCGAAACCGAGGTCGTTGAGGCGGTCGACCCGCTCGTTGATGCGCCAGCGTTCGGACGAGGAGAAGGACTCGCTGCCGGTCAGCTCCTTCCAGAGCGACCGGTAGGCGGCCACGATGCCGTCGCTGATGCGGATCGGGTCGAGCTCGTCGGCGACGCGGCCACCCGCCTCGAGGTCCATCAGCTCGCCGGCGATGTTGACCCGGGCGATCTCGAGGTCGTTCTCGCGTTGGCCGTTCGAGAGCCCGGTGGTGTAGAGCTGACC
Above is a genomic segment from Subtercola boreus containing:
- a CDS encoding response regulator transcription factor produces the protein MIQILLVEDEIALSEPLAYLLQREGYAVTVAADGPNAIAEFNRGGVELVLLDLMIPGIPGTEVCREIRTRSQVPIIMLTAKDSEIDIVVGLELGADDYVTKPYSSRELLARIRAVMRRRSESAEVGEPVLEAGPVRMDVERHTVAVNGRDTPMPLKEFELLEMLLRNAGRVLTRGQLIDRVWGSDYFGDTKTLDVHIKRIRSKIETAPSEPVLLVTVRGLGYRFEA
- a CDS encoding CarD family transcriptional regulator, producing the protein MLFEVGETVVYPHHGAATITEVSTRVIKGEERVYLTLQVNQGDLVIKVPAQNVELVGVRDVIGHDGVDRVFEVLRTPFTEEPTNWSRRFKANGEKLASGDVIKVSEVVRDLWRRDNDKGLSAGEKSMLAKARQILVSELALAEKTDEGRASVMLDEVLAS
- the ispD gene encoding 2-C-methyl-D-erythritol 4-phosphate cytidylyltransferase, yielding MNSSAAPRVAVIVVAAGSGSRLGHILPKAFVEVAGRTILSRSLDPVFALADAVQVVIVAPADRLAEAEQLGSDVAGSASAYLTVVQGGATRQESVARGLAVLRASVQTVLVHDAARALTPTAQFDAVIDAVAASGRGAVPGLPVSDTIKRTDMLGIALETVDRSELSAVQTPQGFPRDQLERAYAEAGHDATDDAALVTEAGFPVAIIPGDPLAFKITTAWDLRRAEQELQPATALALPRTGVGVDSHAFALQPDEQPLWLAGLFWPGENGLSGHSDGDAVSHAICDALLSAAGLGDIGSTFGTDDPRFSGARGEVFLTETLRMLGAAGLRIGNVAVQLIGNRPRFAARRQEAESVLAGILGAPVSISATTTDGLGFTGRAEGVVAIATALVYPA
- the cysS gene encoding cysteine--tRNA ligase encodes the protein MTLRLYDSQARTLRDFVPLVPGRVGVYVCGPTVQSSPHIGHLRSALAYDQLRRWFSYSGLDVTLVRNVTDIDDKVLVNAAASGEEWWALAYRTELEFTAAYTAIGVMPPTYEPRATASIPEMQSIIGRLVDAGHAYAAADGSGDVYFDTVSWPSYGELTHQKLSDMASAEDSDPRGKHDVRDFALWKGHKEGEPATASWQSPWGAGRPGWHIECSAMSTKYLGTQFDIHGGGLDLRFPHHENELAQSRAAGDAFANYWLHNGLVSVTGQKMSKSLGNSVFAADLLAAARPLVVRYYLGSAHYRSTLEFQDGSLAEAEAALGRIEGFLDRAVRRLEGTRFSTDIVEVVPEAFRTAMDDDLGVPQALGVLHEAVRDGNTALDAEDFAEAARLLGHVFAMTSILGINPHDPAWASDDQSQTGTALKALIEQLLEDRQTARKARDFATADRIRDELGQAGITIEDTSTGAHWSFDG
- the rlmB gene encoding 23S rRNA (guanosine(2251)-2'-O)-methyltransferase RlmB — encoded protein: MASSGKKPGRPGAVRRTSRGPAVGSGGQGRQALEGKKPTPKAEDRPYHPAGKAKAAKERFAAAGGKSKAAPERRSNEPKIAGRGGPAARNGSARGAVSGASRGGPQEPARPQRRPLSRGEDSEVVTGRNSVVEALRAKIPATALYIATRIEYDERVKELLQLATSRQIPILEVMRPELDRLAGFDSVHQGVALKVPPYEYAHPDDLYDEILARKEVPLLVALDGITDPRNLGAIIRSTAAFGGQGVIVPARRSVSLTASAWKTSAGAAARTPVAMAPNLTQSLKSLKAKGAFVIGLDGGGDMALPDLELARGPIVIVVGSEGKGLSRLVTETCDAIVSIPISAATESLNAGIAASVTLYEISRTRAQK
- a CDS encoding DUF4032 domain-containing protein encodes the protein MSGSLNITSATADPALLDLPWQLPLDEWPEANIALLPKGISRHLVRFAHLSGHVIAIKETTDEMAKREYAMLRTLQNLEIPCVDPLAVITNRTDVNGLELNSVLVTRHLKFSLPYRALFSQTLRPDTATRLVDALAVLLVRLHIIGFFWGDVSLSNTLFRRDAGSFAAYLVDAETGQLYTTGLSNGQRENDLEIARVNIAGELMDLEAGGRVADELDPIRISDGIVAAYRSLWKELTGSESFSSSERWRINERVDRLNDLGFDIEELAIKTNEDGDTVRIQPKVVDAGHHQRRLLRLTGLDAGENQARRLLNDLDSYTLKFGRREYDEEMLAHEWLAKVFEPVVRAIPRDLKGKLEPAEVFHQLLEHRWFMSQQESRDVPLAEALNSYINDILRHRRDEATVVGPPTGMITLPISVQKGAVPDDEASASTEDVAAEPEADWRLTV